The following coding sequences lie in one Saccharomonospora amisosensis genomic window:
- the lhgO gene encoding L-2-hydroxyglutarate oxidase: MRGRSVLVIGGGIIGLAVARELALRGARVTVLEKEHRWGAHQTGHNSGVVHAGLYYRPGSLKARMSVAGNRSIVAFAREHGVPVRVCGKLVVATSRAELPALAKLAQRAEANGVPVRMISPAEAREYEPHLSCVRALRVESTAIIDFPGVCEALVGLLTDAGAELRLGTAALAIRSRATGGVEVATGGEVLAADVLVNCAGLHSDRVARMAGVRPSARIVPFRGEYYELRPGRCDLVRGLIYPVPDPALPFLGVHLTRMLDGSVHAGPNAVLALRREGYRWSDVSVGDVADIVGFPGTWRLARRYALGAGLAEVRRSLSRRLFARSIARLVPAVGTQDIVRHSSGVRAQALRQDGSLVDDFLIERAPGQVHVLNAPSPAATSALEIGGYVADQVDSVS, translated from the coding sequence GTGCGAGGGCGTTCGGTGTTGGTCATCGGAGGCGGGATCATCGGCCTCGCCGTGGCCAGGGAGCTTGCCTTGCGAGGCGCGCGGGTCACCGTGCTGGAGAAGGAACACCGGTGGGGCGCACACCAGACCGGCCACAACTCCGGCGTGGTGCACGCCGGCCTGTACTACCGGCCGGGTTCACTGAAGGCCAGGATGTCGGTCGCGGGCAACCGCTCGATCGTCGCGTTCGCACGCGAGCACGGGGTGCCGGTGCGCGTTTGCGGCAAGCTGGTGGTGGCTACCTCGCGCGCCGAGCTTCCCGCACTCGCCAAGCTGGCACAGCGCGCGGAAGCCAACGGCGTGCCCGTGCGGATGATCTCGCCCGCCGAGGCACGCGAGTACGAACCGCACCTGTCGTGTGTGCGGGCGCTGCGGGTGGAATCGACGGCGATCATCGACTTTCCCGGTGTCTGCGAGGCACTCGTGGGGCTGCTCACCGACGCGGGCGCCGAGTTGCGGTTGGGTACCGCCGCACTCGCCATCCGGTCAAGGGCCACAGGCGGGGTCGAGGTGGCCACCGGCGGCGAGGTGCTGGCCGCCGACGTGTTGGTGAACTGCGCGGGACTGCACTCGGACCGGGTGGCGCGCATGGCGGGCGTGCGTCCAAGCGCCCGCATCGTGCCGTTTCGGGGCGAGTACTACGAACTGCGGCCGGGGCGCTGTGACCTTGTTCGCGGCCTGATCTATCCGGTACCCGATCCGGCGCTGCCGTTCCTCGGGGTGCATCTCACCCGCATGCTGGACGGCAGCGTGCACGCGGGGCCGAACGCGGTGCTCGCGCTGCGCAGGGAAGGCTACCGCTGGTCGGATGTGTCTGTCGGTGACGTCGCCGACATCGTCGGCTTTCCCGGGACCTGGCGACTCGCCCGCAGGTACGCCCTCGGAGCCGGGCTGGCGGAGGTACGCAGGTCGCTGTCGAGGCGGCTGTTCGCCCGCAGTATCGCCCGGCTGGTGCCCGCCGTGGGAACACAGGACATCGTGCGGCACAGCTCAGGCGTGCGGGCGCAGGCGTTGCGCCAGGACGGTTCGCTGGTGGACGACTTCCTGATCGAGCGTGCACCCGGCCAGGTCCACGTGCTAAATGCGCCTTCCCCCGCGGCGACGAGCGCACTCGAGATCGGCGGTTACGTCGCCGACCAGGTCGACTCCGTGAGCTGA
- a CDS encoding AMP-binding protein — MQGLLADSARVIDAESGRTLTGAGLLAEVRRVGERLCALPEGVLFARADVELDGVLHYLGAFAAGRAIALIDPALDTQSLRSLVERFRPAAVLTPPPIAPPPGFAVRDGHWVRQHAECVLPHPELAVLLPTSGSTGAPKLVRLSRQAVLSNARAIAEVLDIGPADVAPTTLPLHYSYGLSVLNSHLVAGATVVVERGGPLSKGFFDTVTAHGATSLAGVPQHYEVLHRIDFDPTRYPRLHTLTQAGGKLRTELVAHFHEVMSSAGGRMFVMYGQTEAAPRMATVPAERLGEKLGSAGVALPGGAFSIRRGDGEETTHPKIVGEVVYRGPNVMMGYAESEAELAHGDDMGGVLDTGDLGYLDEEQYLFITGRLKRIGSVFGNRVSLDDLEQAVRAGHTGIEVVAAVPADDKVVLFAQGAGKETCRAVSSDLADRLHLHVSGFDVRGVDTVPLLASGKVDYRQLERLVREES, encoded by the coding sequence ATGCAAGGGCTGCTCGCCGACAGCGCGCGGGTAATCGACGCCGAGAGCGGTCGGACGCTGACCGGGGCCGGGCTGCTCGCCGAGGTACGCAGGGTCGGTGAGCGGCTGTGCGCCCTGCCCGAGGGTGTGCTGTTCGCCCGCGCCGACGTCGAACTGGACGGAGTGCTGCACTACCTGGGCGCCTTCGCGGCGGGCAGGGCGATCGCACTCATCGACCCCGCGCTCGACACCCAGTCCCTGCGAAGCCTTGTGGAGCGGTTCCGACCCGCCGCGGTGTTGACACCGCCGCCGATCGCACCACCACCCGGATTCGCCGTTCGGGACGGGCACTGGGTGAGACAGCATGCCGAATGTGTCCTGCCGCACCCGGAGCTGGCCGTGCTGCTGCCGACGAGTGGGTCGACCGGCGCGCCGAAACTGGTGCGGCTGTCACGGCAGGCCGTGCTGTCGAACGCACGTGCCATCGCCGAGGTGCTCGACATCGGGCCAGCGGACGTGGCACCCACGACGCTGCCGTTGCACTACAGCTATGGGTTGTCGGTGCTGAACTCCCATCTCGTGGCGGGCGCGACCGTGGTGGTCGAGCGCGGCGGACCGCTCAGCAAAGGCTTCTTCGACACCGTCACCGCACACGGCGCCACCTCGCTGGCCGGGGTGCCGCAGCACTACGAGGTGCTGCACCGGATCGACTTCGATCCCACCCGTTACCCGAGACTGCACACGCTGACCCAGGCGGGCGGCAAGCTGCGCACCGAGTTGGTCGCGCACTTCCACGAGGTGATGAGCAGCGCGGGTGGACGGATGTTCGTGATGTACGGGCAGACAGAGGCCGCGCCGAGGATGGCCACCGTGCCCGCCGAACGACTGGGCGAGAAGCTGGGCTCCGCCGGGGTCGCCCTACCCGGTGGAGCGTTCTCGATTCGCAGGGGTGACGGCGAGGAAACCACCCACCCCAAGATCGTCGGTGAGGTGGTGTACCGGGGACCGAACGTGATGATGGGCTACGCCGAAAGCGAGGCCGAACTCGCACACGGCGACGACATGGGCGGCGTGCTCGATACCGGCGACCTCGGCTACCTCGACGAGGAGCAGTACCTGTTCATCACCGGACGGCTCAAGCGCATCGGCTCGGTGTTCGGTAACCGGGTGAGCCTCGACGACCTCGAGCAGGCCGTGCGCGCGGGCCACACCGGCATCGAGGTGGTGGCTGCCGTTCCCGCCGACGACAAGGTGGTGCTGTTCGCGCAGGGCGCGGGCAAGGAGACGTGCCGGGCCGTCTCTTCCGACCTCGCCGACCGCCTCCACCTGCACGTCAGCGGGTTCGACGTGCGCGGTGTCGACACCGTGCCACTGCTGGCGAGCGGAAAGGTGGACTACCGGCAGCTCGAACGGCTGGTGCGGGAAGAGTCCTAG
- a CDS encoding HAD family hydrolase translates to MEKPRLIASDVDGTLLSPLEQVTKRTVETVGRAVEAGSPVVLVSGRPPRWIPGVAEEAGLDGYAVCANGAVLYDIGADRVVDVHGLLDPMLLHDVAEALDFAIPGCRLAAERIGTKAVDPDVRTFVIESEYHNPWGDGEGSVTSRAEVLGFPAVKLLVSHKKMTSDEMAMAARTVLDGTVDITFSSGGGLIELAAHGVTKATGLAAVARRMDVAAEHTIAFGDMPNDVAMLRWSGHGVAMANGHPLVLDVADEVTGPNSEDGVAQVLERWF, encoded by the coding sequence GTGGAGAAACCCCGGCTTATCGCCTCAGACGTCGACGGCACCCTGCTCTCACCGCTGGAGCAGGTGACGAAACGCACCGTGGAAACCGTCGGCAGGGCTGTCGAAGCGGGTTCGCCCGTCGTGTTGGTGAGTGGCCGCCCACCTCGGTGGATTCCGGGCGTGGCCGAGGAGGCCGGGCTGGACGGCTACGCGGTGTGCGCGAACGGAGCCGTGCTGTACGACATCGGGGCCGACCGCGTGGTCGATGTCCACGGACTGCTCGACCCGATGCTGCTGCACGACGTCGCCGAAGCGCTCGACTTCGCCATCCCCGGCTGCAGGCTGGCGGCGGAACGCATCGGCACGAAAGCCGTGGACCCAGATGTGCGCACCTTCGTGATCGAGAGCGAGTACCACAATCCGTGGGGGGACGGCGAGGGGTCCGTCACCTCGAGGGCGGAGGTGCTGGGGTTCCCTGCCGTGAAACTATTGGTCAGCCACAAGAAGATGACTTCGGATGAGATGGCGATGGCCGCGCGCACGGTGCTCGACGGCACCGTGGACATCACCTTCTCCTCCGGTGGCGGGCTGATCGAACTCGCCGCGCACGGCGTCACCAAGGCCACCGGGCTGGCGGCTGTGGCGCGGCGCATGGACGTGGCGGCAGAACACACCATCGCCTTCGGTGACATGCCCAACGACGTGGCGATGCTGCGCTGGTCGGGGCACGGCGTGGCGATGGCCAACGGGCATCCCCTTGTGCTCGACGTCGCGGACGAGGTCACCGGCCCCAACTCCGAGGACGGTGTCGCCCAGGTGCTGGAACGCTGGTTCTGA
- a CDS encoding LLM class flavin-dependent oxidoreductase, producing MRVGIVILPEDRWWAAEPKWRAAEEYGFDHAWTYDHLGWRSLVDGPWFSALPTLTAAAMVTSRIRLGTFVASPNFRHPVPFTRELITLDDLSDGRFVLGVGSGGGGYDVEVFGQPGLSAGQRADRFAEFVEALDGLLRTDGFDYSGEHYTARGARNLPGPVQRPRPPFLIAANGPRGMRLATRFGDGWVTNGNPADSQDEWWRSVRELKERFEAGLAEAGRDPAGVHRYLSLDSAPVFSLSSVDAFAEAAGRAGELGFTDVVAHWPRSEPPYCGHESVLEQVADELLPTLRER from the coding sequence GTGCGTGTAGGCATCGTGATTCTCCCGGAGGACAGGTGGTGGGCCGCCGAACCCAAGTGGCGGGCCGCAGAGGAATACGGTTTCGATCACGCCTGGACCTACGACCACCTTGGTTGGCGCTCGTTGGTCGACGGTCCGTGGTTCAGTGCGCTGCCCACGCTCACCGCTGCGGCGATGGTGACCTCCAGAATCCGGCTCGGCACCTTCGTGGCCTCCCCGAACTTCCGTCACCCCGTGCCGTTCACCCGCGAGCTCATCACCCTCGACGACCTCAGTGACGGCAGGTTCGTGCTCGGCGTCGGGTCGGGTGGCGGTGGCTACGACGTCGAGGTGTTCGGCCAACCTGGGCTGTCGGCCGGGCAGCGGGCCGACCGGTTCGCCGAGTTCGTCGAGGCGCTGGACGGCCTGTTGCGTACCGACGGCTTCGACTACTCCGGTGAGCACTACACCGCGCGCGGTGCGCGCAACCTCCCCGGACCCGTGCAGCGGCCGCGGCCACCGTTCCTGATCGCCGCGAACGGTCCGCGAGGGATGCGACTGGCCACCCGGTTCGGTGACGGTTGGGTGACCAACGGCAACCCCGCTGACAGCCAGGACGAGTGGTGGCGCTCCGTTCGGGAACTGAAGGAGCGGTTCGAGGCGGGGCTGGCCGAAGCGGGGCGCGATCCCGCCGGTGTTCATCGCTACCTGAGCCTGGATTCGGCTCCGGTGTTCTCGTTGTCCAGCGTCGACGCCTTCGCCGAGGCGGCAGGCAGGGCCGGCGAGCTGGGGTTCACCGATGTCGTGGCGCACTGGCCACGCAGTGAACCGCCCTACTGCGGCCACGAGTCGGTGCTGGAGCAGGTCGCGGACGAGTTGTTGCCGACGCTGCGGGAGCGGTGA
- the glf gene encoding UDP-galactopyranose mutase: protein MSTETNPTDLTEAAFAGFDLIVVGSGFFGLTVAERAASQLDKRVLVLERREHIGGNAYSEPEPETGIEVHRYGAHLFHTSNKRVWDYVNQFTDFTNYQHRVFAKYQGQVYTFPMNLHLINQFFGKSHSPDEARALIAEQSSEIDTKDAQNLEEKAVSLIGRPLYEAFVRGYTAKQWQTDPKELSASIITRLPVRYNFNNRYFNDTYEGLPVDGYTAWLERMAEHPNIEVRLNVDYFAVRDLIPQGTPTVYTGPLDRYFDYREGRLGWRTLDFEQEVVPTGDFQGTSVMNYNDIEVPYTRIHEFRHFHPEREYPEDKTVIVREYSRFASDDDEPYYPINTAEDRAKLESYRELARKEARERNVLFGGRLGTYKYLDMHMAIGSALSMFDNKIAPHLTEGAPLDGSIDA from the coding sequence GTGAGCACGGAGACGAATCCCACAGACCTTACCGAAGCCGCATTCGCCGGTTTCGACCTGATCGTCGTCGGATCGGGTTTCTTCGGCCTGACGGTGGCGGAGCGGGCGGCGAGTCAGCTCGACAAGCGCGTTCTCGTGCTCGAGCGGCGGGAACACATCGGCGGCAACGCCTACTCCGAACCGGAGCCCGAGACCGGGATCGAGGTGCACCGCTACGGCGCTCACCTGTTCCACACTTCCAACAAGCGAGTGTGGGACTACGTGAACCAGTTCACCGACTTCACGAACTACCAGCACCGGGTGTTCGCCAAGTACCAGGGACAGGTCTACACCTTCCCGATGAACTTGCACCTCATCAACCAGTTCTTCGGCAAGTCCCACAGCCCGGACGAGGCGCGCGCGCTGATCGCCGAACAGTCCAGCGAGATCGACACCAAGGACGCGCAGAACCTTGAGGAGAAGGCCGTCTCGCTGATCGGTCGCCCGCTGTACGAGGCGTTCGTGCGGGGCTACACCGCGAAGCAGTGGCAGACCGACCCCAAGGAGCTGTCGGCGTCGATCATCACCCGGCTGCCGGTCCGCTACAACTTCAACAACCGCTACTTCAACGACACCTACGAAGGCCTTCCCGTCGACGGCTACACCGCGTGGCTGGAGCGGATGGCCGAGCACCCGAACATCGAGGTGCGGCTGAACGTGGACTACTTCGCCGTCCGCGACCTCATCCCGCAGGGCACACCGACCGTCTACACCGGTCCGCTCGACCGCTACTTCGACTACCGCGAGGGCAGGCTCGGCTGGCGTACGCTCGACTTCGAGCAGGAAGTCGTTCCCACCGGCGACTTCCAGGGAACCTCGGTGATGAACTACAACGACATCGAGGTGCCCTACACCCGGATTCACGAATTCCGGCACTTCCACCCCGAGCGCGAGTACCCCGAGGACAAGACCGTGATCGTGCGTGAGTACTCGCGGTTCGCCTCCGACGACGACGAGCCGTACTACCCGATCAACACAGCGGAGGACAGGGCGAAGCTGGAGAGCTACCGCGAACTCGCCCGCAAGGAGGCCCGTGAGCGCAACGTGCTCTTCGGCGGGCGGCTCGGTACCTACAAGTACCTGGACATGCACATGGCCATCGGGTCGGCACTGTCCATGTTCGACAACAAGATCGCCCCGCACCTGACCGAGGGCGCGCCGCTGGACGGATCGATCGATGCTTGA
- a CDS encoding phosphatase PAP2 family protein has translation MLEKDPTAKPGVDARPAHPELSGELAVLAGVQRAMARPATVRAARGLSHFGEHSAGWFALGLLGAAVDSKRRKDWLTAAAGVVGAHAASIAVKRVVRRPRPDHPEVKVGVGTPSKLSFPSSHATSTTAAAVLYSGMTGRNLVPALVPPMLASRLVLGVHYPTDVVVGAALGGAVGGLLRRRLNSRKRKPR, from the coding sequence ATGCTTGAGAAGGACCCTACGGCGAAGCCGGGCGTCGACGCCCGCCCCGCCCATCCCGAACTGTCCGGTGAACTCGCCGTGCTCGCGGGTGTGCAGCGGGCCATGGCTCGCCCCGCCACCGTTCGGGCGGCTCGCGGGCTTTCCCACTTCGGCGAGCACAGCGCGGGGTGGTTCGCGTTGGGCTTGCTCGGCGCGGCCGTCGACAGCAAGCGCCGCAAGGACTGGCTGACCGCCGCGGCGGGCGTCGTCGGCGCCCACGCCGCCTCCATCGCGGTCAAGCGGGTGGTACGCCGCCCCCGCCCTGACCACCCGGAGGTGAAGGTGGGTGTGGGTACGCCGAGCAAGCTGAGCTTCCCGTCCTCACACGCGACCTCCACCACCGCCGCGGCGGTGCTGTACTCCGGAATGACGGGCCGTAACCTCGTGCCCGCGCTCGTGCCGCCGATGCTGGCCTCCCGGCTGGTCCTCGGCGTTCATTACCCGACAGACGTGGTCGTCGGAGCGGCGCTTGGCGGCGCCGTCGGCGGCCTCCTGCGCCGCAGGCTGAACTCACGGAAGCGGAAACCACGATGA